The following are encoded together in the Desulfatibacillum aliphaticivorans DSM 15576 genome:
- the ccsB gene encoding c-type cytochrome biogenesis protein CcsB: protein MALLEIVESTQIVSFITFVYGAAAVLYWADWVFEKPVLSRSATWLMLIGFLGNTAGIVLRWIESHQMGIGRAPFTNLYESLVFFAWTIAILYLVIEKQYKVRSLGAFAAPLAFLALAYAALQNKAIMPLMPALKSNWLIAHVITCFLGYAAFAVAFGLAVIYLIKSRDAGLSWLAGALAGIAATILTVIFTGYQTDSFWTLAGAGFFIGAGVALGAGFATSAVVNLVKKSDPEGKGRVNKMLPDLGVLDELTYQTILFGFMFLTAGIITGSVWANSAWGRYWSWDPKETWSLITWLIYGAMIHSRLVRGWRGRRTVYLSLFGFGAVLFTYFGVNTLLKGLHSYAT, encoded by the coding sequence ATGGCGCTTCTTGAAATTGTGGAAAGTACTCAAATTGTCTCTTTTATCACCTTTGTATACGGCGCCGCCGCAGTGCTTTATTGGGCCGACTGGGTGTTTGAAAAGCCGGTGCTCAGCAGGTCGGCGACCTGGCTGATGCTCATTGGTTTTCTGGGCAACACGGCGGGCATCGTCCTGCGCTGGATCGAATCCCATCAAATGGGCATAGGCCGGGCGCCGTTCACCAATTTGTACGAATCCCTGGTTTTTTTCGCCTGGACCATCGCCATTTTATATCTGGTCATCGAAAAGCAATATAAGGTTCGGTCCCTGGGGGCCTTTGCCGCGCCGCTGGCTTTTCTGGCCCTGGCGTATGCAGCCTTGCAAAACAAGGCCATTATGCCCCTCATGCCGGCCCTGAAAAGCAACTGGCTCATCGCCCACGTCATCACCTGCTTTTTGGGATACGCGGCCTTTGCCGTGGCCTTTGGGCTGGCGGTGATCTACCTGATTAAATCCAGAGACGCAGGACTTTCCTGGCTGGCAGGGGCCTTGGCTGGAATCGCCGCGACCATCCTGACAGTCATCTTTACGGGCTATCAAACGGATTCCTTTTGGACTTTGGCCGGGGCGGGCTTTTTCATAGGCGCCGGGGTGGCGCTGGGCGCCGGCTTTGCAACTTCCGCCGTCGTCAATCTGGTCAAAAAAAGCGATCCTGAAGGCAAAGGCCGGGTGAACAAAATGCTGCCCGACCTGGGAGTCCTGGACGAGCTTACCTATCAGACCATCCTGTTCGGATTCATGTTCCTCACCGCCGGCATCATCACGGGCTCGGTCTGGGCCAACTCGGCCTGGGGAAGGTACTGGTCCTGGGACCCCAAGGAAACCTGGTCCCTGATCACATGGCTGATTTATGGCGCCATGATCCACTCCCGCCTGGTGCGGGGATGGCGGGGCAGGCGCACGGTCTATCTTTCCCTTTTCGGGTTCGGCGCCGTGCTGTTTACTTATTTTGGGGTTAACACCCTGCTCAAGGGCCTGCACAGCTACGCCACTTAA
- the qrcC gene encoding menaquinone reductase iron-sulfur cluster-binding subunit QrcC — MGETQGHGHQEGHGHAQGSKYGMVIDLDKCTGCGACMVACMAENNVPTKPDETNKLDTITWMRVFKLSNGKAFPEAETCYLPRPCMHCGGKHDAGHSPCVSVCPATATDYSYKTGIVSQIYTRCFGCRYCMGACPYKARYFNWWDPKFPADMKEYLSPDVSVRMRGIVEKCSFCFHRYQRAMDRAFYEGRELEEHEYQTACTQACPAGAITFGDLNNERHMVHKVVNDKHEGHAVLQGRKPFRLLEELDTNPKVYYLSARDWVVKAGNASLRETKPATKKPSGGHH, encoded by the coding sequence ATGGGAGAAACACAAGGACACGGACACCAGGAAGGACACGGCCACGCCCAAGGCTCCAAATACGGGATGGTCATCGACCTGGACAAGTGCACCGGTTGCGGCGCCTGCATGGTGGCCTGCATGGCGGAGAATAACGTCCCCACCAAACCGGACGAGACAAACAAACTGGACACCATCACCTGGATGCGGGTTTTTAAACTGAGCAACGGCAAGGCCTTTCCCGAGGCCGAAACCTGTTACCTGCCCAGGCCCTGCATGCATTGCGGGGGCAAGCACGACGCGGGACACAGCCCCTGCGTTTCCGTGTGTCCGGCTACTGCAACGGATTACAGCTATAAGACGGGCATCGTCAGCCAGATTTACACCCGCTGCTTCGGATGCCGTTACTGCATGGGCGCCTGCCCGTACAAAGCCCGTTACTTTAACTGGTGGGATCCCAAATTCCCCGCAGACATGAAGGAATACCTGAGCCCGGACGTCTCCGTGCGCATGCGCGGCATTGTGGAAAAATGCAGCTTCTGCTTCCACAGATATCAACGGGCCATGGACAGGGCTTTTTACGAAGGCCGCGAACTGGAAGAACACGAATACCAGACCGCGTGCACCCAGGCCTGTCCGGCCGGCGCCATCACCTTCGGCGACCTGAACAACGAGCGCCACATGGTGCACAAGGTCGTAAACGACAAACACGAAGGCCACGCCGTACTGCAGGGCCGCAAGCCCTTCCGCCTGCTGGAGGAACTGGACACCAATCCCAAGGTTTACTACCTTTCCGCCAGAGATTGGGTGGTGAAGGCCGGCAACGCATCCCTGAGGGAGACCAAACCGGCGACCAAAAAGCCTTCGGGCGGTCATCACTAA
- a CDS encoding ABC transporter ATP-binding protein codes for MIEAKQLTKFFGDHKAVDEVSFTVEKGEILGFLGPNAAGKSTTMRMLTGYLPPSAGAAAIGGCDIVADSLNARRKMGYLPENAPVYEDMTVTGFLQFIARIRGLSGREADDAVERTIGKCFLEGVRHQMVGTLSKGFNQRVCFAQSILHDPEYLILDEPTDGLDPNQKHEVRSMIREMGRDKAIILSTHILEEVDAVCTRAIIIANGVIQADDTPKGLRARSEKDGSLVARFTVPEGADPIPGLEAVDGVVKTEVMEQDGLKMLVRIYPVKKGDGLAARIAGYAAEQGLALESLTEETGRLDEVFRAITIKQES; via the coding sequence ATGATTGAAGCCAAGCAACTCACCAAGTTCTTTGGAGATCACAAGGCTGTGGATGAGGTGAGCTTTACTGTGGAAAAGGGGGAGATCCTAGGGTTTCTAGGCCCCAACGCTGCAGGAAAGTCCACCACCATGCGAATGCTTACGGGCTACCTGCCTCCCAGTGCGGGCGCGGCGGCCATCGGCGGTTGCGACATTGTTGCGGATTCGCTGAACGCGCGCAGGAAAATGGGCTACCTGCCGGAAAACGCGCCGGTCTATGAAGACATGACGGTCACCGGCTTCTTGCAGTTCATAGCCCGAATACGCGGCTTGTCAGGCAGGGAAGCGGACGACGCGGTGGAGCGAACCATCGGCAAGTGCTTTTTGGAAGGCGTGAGGCATCAAATGGTGGGAACCCTGAGCAAGGGGTTCAACCAAAGGGTTTGCTTCGCCCAGAGCATTTTGCACGATCCCGAATACCTCATTCTGGACGAACCCACGGACGGCCTGGACCCCAATCAGAAGCATGAGGTGCGCTCCATGATTCGGGAAATGGGCCGGGACAAGGCCATCATCCTGTCCACGCACATCCTGGAGGAAGTGGACGCCGTCTGCACCCGGGCCATTATCATCGCCAACGGAGTGATTCAGGCCGACGACACGCCCAAGGGCTTGAGGGCGCGTTCGGAAAAGGACGGTTCCCTGGTGGCGCGTTTTACGGTTCCGGAAGGCGCGGACCCCATCCCCGGCCTGGAAGCCGTGGATGGCGTGGTGAAGACCGAGGTCATGGAGCAGGACGGCCTCAAGATGCTGGTTCGGATCTATCCGGTTAAAAAAGGCGACGGGCTGGCGGCCAGGATAGCGGGCTACGCAGCTGAACAGGGCCTGGCCCTGGAGTCCCTGACCGAGGAGACCGGGCGTCTGGACGAGGTATTCCGGGCCATCACCATAAAGCAGGAGAGCTAA
- the qrcD gene encoding menaquinone reductase integral membrane subunit QrcD, whose protein sequence is MEAAYQKIVRLESQLHPEGVQRAPLWQFVLWLGFFGAVLLWGVYAMFLCWFKGLNQTNMNDYYGFALWIWADLGVIAVGGGAFFTGLLRYVIGKDPLKYIINYAVLIGFICYSSALLILAIDIGQPLRGWFIFWHANVHSMLTEVAFCLSCYFGVLCIEYIPLVLENRKLDEIPFFHHTAHNFHEVMAIFAATGAFLSFFHQGSLGGVAGVLFGRPFAYRPEFYIWPTTFFLFTWSAAACGPCFTILVTKITEAITRKKLVKDNVVELLAKIAGWMLLTYSIAKIADTLYWGFVMLPKHGLQITDFYTNASLIYTKLGGVPWILLIEILCSVIPALILVSKKGRQSKPALVVAVLLGSMCALINRWVMVLQVMAAPIMTFDQFALYFPSWQELATTILPVAYGVILISLSHRYLPVFPQERELNPV, encoded by the coding sequence ATGGAAGCAGCCTATCAAAAAATAGTTCGACTGGAGTCGCAACTGCACCCCGAGGGGGTTCAAAGAGCCCCGTTGTGGCAGTTTGTCCTGTGGCTGGGCTTTTTCGGAGCCGTCCTCCTGTGGGGCGTATACGCCATGTTCCTGTGTTGGTTCAAGGGCCTCAACCAGACCAACATGAACGACTACTATGGGTTCGCACTCTGGATCTGGGCCGACTTGGGCGTTATCGCCGTGGGCGGCGGCGCCTTTTTCACCGGCCTTCTCCGGTACGTCATCGGTAAAGACCCCCTGAAGTACATTATCAACTACGCCGTGCTCATTGGGTTCATCTGCTACAGTTCCGCCCTTTTGATCCTGGCGATCGACATTGGGCAGCCTCTCCGCGGGTGGTTCATCTTCTGGCATGCGAACGTGCACTCCATGCTGACGGAGGTGGCCTTCTGCCTGAGCTGCTACTTTGGGGTCCTGTGCATTGAATACATTCCCCTGGTTCTGGAAAACCGCAAACTGGATGAAATTCCCTTCTTCCATCACACCGCCCATAACTTCCACGAAGTCATGGCGATCTTTGCGGCCACAGGCGCGTTCCTGTCCTTCTTCCACCAGGGCTCCCTGGGCGGCGTGGCCGGCGTTTTGTTCGGCAGGCCTTTCGCCTACCGCCCCGAGTTTTACATCTGGCCCACCACCTTCTTCCTGTTCACCTGGTCTGCGGCGGCCTGCGGCCCCTGCTTCACCATCCTGGTGACCAAAATCACGGAAGCCATCACCCGCAAAAAGCTGGTGAAGGACAATGTGGTGGAGCTCCTGGCCAAGATTGCAGGATGGATGCTTCTGACCTATTCCATCGCCAAAATCGCCGACACCCTGTACTGGGGATTCGTCATGCTGCCCAAGCACGGCCTGCAGATCACGGATTTCTACACCAACGCCTCCCTGATCTATACCAAGCTGGGAGGGGTTCCCTGGATCCTGCTGATTGAAATCCTGTGCTCCGTGATCCCGGCCCTGATCCTGGTGAGCAAAAAGGGCAGGCAGAGCAAGCCCGCCTTGGTTGTGGCGGTTCTCCTGGGATCCATGTGCGCCCTGATCAACCGCTGGGTCATGGTCCTCCAGGTCATGGCGGCGCCCATCATGACCTTCGACCAGTTCGCCCTGTACTTCCCGAGCTGGCAGGAACTGGCCACCACGATCCTGCCCGTGGCTTACGGCGTGATTCTCATCAGCCTCAGCCACAGGTATTTGCCGGTGTTCCCCCAGGAACGCGAACTCAACCCGGTCTAA
- a CDS encoding cytochrome c3 family protein, producing the protein MSGPEKTQQDGAAHKKDDSAGVFAMSLFAAGISVYVSLFVGWLVLPELLYSRQHQPIDFNHAIHMEIVDGCTSCHVFREDGTFAGTPTLDQCIDCHEEVQSIEPEPGDEDYEARMAQYLDEVKFVEEYVQQDKEVPWLIYSKQPDCVFFSHAAHMTSHKFKVLEDGKIGAPPVEFEPGEEPEDARCNMCHMAFIDGEAVPFGEAETLPLYRRNWITTYPIDIWGRNISGFNDHYYDSAKMDDCAQCHYDQRNDHQGKDACFVCHK; encoded by the coding sequence ATGAGCGGACCGGAAAAAACCCAACAAGACGGGGCGGCTCACAAAAAGGATGACAGCGCGGGCGTGTTTGCAATGTCCCTTTTCGCAGCTGGCATCAGTGTGTATGTGAGTCTCTTTGTGGGATGGCTTGTGCTTCCCGAGCTGCTATATTCCAGGCAGCATCAGCCCATTGATTTTAACCATGCCATCCATATGGAAATTGTGGATGGCTGCACGTCCTGCCACGTGTTTCGCGAGGACGGCACATTTGCGGGAACCCCCACCCTGGATCAATGCATTGACTGCCACGAGGAGGTTCAGAGCATCGAGCCGGAGCCGGGCGACGAGGATTATGAAGCCCGCATGGCGCAATACCTCGATGAAGTCAAATTTGTGGAGGAATACGTCCAGCAGGATAAGGAAGTGCCTTGGCTGATTTACTCCAAGCAGCCTGACTGCGTCTTCTTCTCCCATGCCGCACATATGACCAGCCACAAATTCAAGGTGTTGGAAGACGGCAAGATCGGCGCCCCCCCCGTGGAATTCGAGCCCGGCGAGGAACCCGAGGACGCCCGCTGCAACATGTGCCACATGGCTTTCATTGACGGCGAGGCCGTGCCCTTCGGCGAAGCCGAGACCCTGCCCTTGTACCGGAGAAACTGGATCACCACGTATCCGATCGACATTTGGGGCAGGAACATCTCCGGCTTCAACGACCATTATTATGACAGCGCGAAAATGGACGACTGCGCCCAGTGCCACTATGATCAACGCAATGATCATCAGGGCAAGGATGCTTGCTTTGTCTGCCATAAATAA
- a CDS encoding SLC13 family permease → MAGLSLEIIMVMAMICLAVFLFIVEWVRVDVVAILMMVTLPILGLVTPKEAFVGFSSNAVISIIAVIIIGAGLDRTGLINRLVKPVLALAGSSTNRIIIFISATVAFISSFMQNIGAAALFLPAIQRISKDRSIPTSKLLMPIGFSAILGGTVTLVGSSPLILLNELLEPFGLKPFGLFDVTPVGVALVAAGILTFVVAGRFILPQPKEDAGLQEAGAMERKASNGDGHFELHIPSDFTHYRDPISVRNLRQRYLLNIVAAKEPPDHILAPPPADLELRGKMDIAVFGSEENAKRMAVELGMEMKPALDVFKNQLADDLSGSVEAVVAPRSHVEGKTLREINLRDRYQVTPIAMYSQGEVYRADLGDITLTAGDSVLLFGDWKRLQLLAEERNFLFITPIEKEPMRPQKAIFAGFWLAVALVMVIIFHLQLSMCLMTGALGMILTRVITIDEAYEAVDWRTIFLLAGLIPLGIATEKTGTAAWIANAVLSAIGDVSPIVLLTVIGILSTVFTLVISNVGATVLLVPLVVNMAIAANADPRMAALVVGLATSNSFILPTHQVNALYMGPGHYRSKDYMKAGSVVSVVFIVVMIAMIYFFYGV, encoded by the coding sequence ATGGCTGGTCTGAGTCTGGAAATTATCATGGTTATGGCCATGATCTGTTTGGCTGTTTTTCTTTTTATTGTTGAATGGGTGCGCGTGGATGTTGTGGCCATTCTCATGATGGTGACTCTGCCGATATTAGGGCTGGTCACCCCCAAGGAGGCGTTTGTAGGATTTTCATCAAATGCAGTCATTTCCATCATAGCTGTCATCATTATCGGGGCCGGCTTGGACCGGACGGGGCTCATCAACCGGCTGGTCAAGCCCGTGCTGGCTTTGGCGGGGAGCAGCACTAACCGCATCATTATTTTCATCTCGGCAACCGTGGCGTTCATCTCCAGCTTTATGCAAAATATCGGGGCGGCCGCCCTGTTTTTGCCGGCCATTCAGCGAATCAGCAAAGACCGGAGCATCCCCACCAGCAAGCTTTTAATGCCCATCGGCTTTTCCGCCATCCTGGGCGGAACGGTCACCCTGGTGGGATCCAGCCCTTTGATCCTTTTGAATGAATTGCTGGAGCCCTTCGGCCTGAAGCCTTTCGGATTATTTGACGTGACCCCGGTGGGCGTGGCCCTGGTGGCGGCCGGCATCCTCACCTTTGTGGTCGCAGGCCGCTTTATTTTGCCCCAGCCCAAAGAAGACGCCGGGCTGCAGGAAGCCGGGGCCATGGAGCGTAAAGCATCCAACGGAGACGGCCACTTTGAATTGCACATTCCCTCCGATTTCACCCATTACCGGGATCCGATAAGCGTCAGAAACCTGCGTCAGCGCTATCTTTTGAATATTGTTGCGGCCAAGGAGCCGCCGGACCACATTCTTGCGCCGCCTCCGGCGGATCTGGAGTTGCGCGGCAAGATGGATATTGCGGTGTTTGGGTCCGAGGAAAACGCCAAAAGAATGGCCGTGGAATTGGGCATGGAAATGAAACCCGCTTTGGACGTCTTTAAAAACCAACTGGCCGACGATCTTTCCGGCAGCGTGGAAGCCGTCGTAGCGCCCCGCTCCCATGTGGAAGGCAAGACTCTGCGGGAGATCAACCTCCGGGACCGCTACCAGGTAACGCCCATCGCCATGTACAGCCAGGGCGAGGTGTATCGCGCCGACCTGGGCGATATTACCCTGACGGCGGGCGATTCCGTGCTTTTGTTCGGCGACTGGAAAAGGCTCCAACTCCTGGCGGAAGAACGCAACTTCCTGTTTATCACGCCTATCGAAAAAGAACCTATGCGGCCGCAAAAGGCCATTTTCGCCGGATTTTGGCTGGCCGTTGCCCTGGTGATGGTCATCATTTTCCATCTGCAATTATCCATGTGCCTCATGACCGGCGCACTGGGCATGATATTGACCCGGGTCATCACTATTGACGAGGCCTATGAGGCCGTGGACTGGCGAACCATTTTCCTGCTGGCCGGGCTTATCCCGCTTGGCATCGCCACGGAAAAAACGGGCACGGCCGCATGGATCGCCAACGCGGTGCTCAGCGCCATCGGAGACGTAAGTCCTATTGTCCTGCTAACCGTTATTGGAATCCTGTCCACAGTGTTCACCCTGGTCATATCCAACGTGGGCGCCACGGTGCTCCTGGTGCCTTTGGTGGTGAACATGGCTATCGCCGCCAATGCCGATCCCAGGATGGCGGCTCTGGTTGTGGGCCTGGCCACCAGCAACTCATTCATCCTGCCCACGCATCAGGTCAATGCCCTGTACATGGGGCCTGGGCATTACCGCAGCAAGGATTATATGAAAGCGGGATCCGTGGTATCCGTGGTTTTCATTGTTGTGATGATTGCTATGATTTACTTTTTTTACGGCGTTTAA
- the qrcB gene encoding menaquinone reductase molybdopterin-binding-like subunit QrcB yields MKLNRRNFLLVSTAGAAGGAVGSMFSPLSWKLMDDSSIWTQNWPWTPVPADGEVNFEETTCTLCPGGCRVKVRKVDERPIKLEGVEGGPVNDGGICILGLTALQLLFGPARVHTPMKRAGKRGEGKWVEITWEEAISEVSGKLAEIRETGRAQDLGCIAGGGKGVINALFSRFMEAYGSPNFYWQATAWDCYEENILRTLGLNGTAGFDLENADNILSFGAGLLDGWGSPVHVFQAHSKWRENHDGHATLVQIDAQLSNTAAKADKWLPIVPGTEGAVAMAMAHVIISKNLYNRGYVNWNTTGFRDFYRTVESEYAPAKVVKIACPVDNKEYQKKWLEELESRAIAFAKADKPLAVAGKGNGDRPVSQAELNAVQALNALVGAINRKEGGMVVLPDEPKYPWKPVVMDAEARSYKPSLVSVRGRSKYGHSNLVSVLPQALNSSHEGLKVLLLAGSNPLYTLADTEKTAEALQKVEYIVSFSSQFNDTTAYADIILPDHIFLESTVDAPTPPGFAKPVYGLAEPVIKPVYKTKAMGDSIIEIAKAMGGTIAQSFPWADSAEAIEQALGGKWPLLKRGGVYVNEDFTPETEGVRFRFFARSGMESRISIQGKAEQYPLIATPVDCIRLATGALADTPFMVKTVSDKKLKHKELVVQVNAMTAQQYGFKEGSEAVLETPVAKAKVRVHCSEEIAPGLVGVPRGLGHIAHDEFVGGKGTNYNTLISPVQDPATGFDVAWGIRAKLT; encoded by the coding sequence ATGAAACTCAACAGAAGAAACTTCCTGTTGGTCAGTACCGCGGGGGCGGCTGGCGGCGCTGTAGGATCCATGTTCAGCCCGTTGTCCTGGAAACTCATGGACGACTCCTCCATCTGGACCCAAAACTGGCCCTGGACCCCGGTTCCTGCGGACGGTGAAGTTAACTTTGAAGAGACCACCTGCACATTGTGCCCCGGCGGCTGCCGGGTCAAAGTCCGCAAGGTGGACGAGCGGCCCATTAAACTGGAAGGCGTGGAAGGCGGCCCCGTCAATGACGGCGGCATCTGCATCCTGGGCCTGACCGCACTCCAGCTGCTTTTCGGCCCCGCCAGAGTGCATACCCCTATGAAGAGGGCGGGCAAACGGGGCGAAGGCAAGTGGGTGGAAATCACCTGGGAGGAAGCCATCAGCGAAGTCAGCGGCAAGCTGGCCGAAATCCGGGAAACCGGACGGGCGCAGGACCTGGGCTGCATCGCAGGCGGCGGAAAAGGCGTCATCAACGCCCTCTTTTCCCGGTTCATGGAAGCCTATGGGTCGCCTAACTTCTACTGGCAGGCCACAGCCTGGGACTGTTACGAGGAAAACATCCTCCGCACCCTGGGGCTGAACGGAACCGCCGGATTCGACCTGGAAAACGCGGACAACATCCTTTCCTTCGGTGCAGGCCTTTTGGACGGATGGGGATCTCCGGTGCATGTATTCCAGGCCCACAGCAAGTGGCGCGAAAACCATGACGGCCACGCCACCCTGGTGCAGATCGACGCCCAGCTTTCCAACACGGCGGCCAAGGCGGACAAATGGCTGCCTATCGTTCCCGGAACCGAAGGCGCCGTGGCCATGGCCATGGCCCACGTCATCATCTCCAAGAATCTTTACAACCGGGGATACGTCAATTGGAACACCACGGGCTTCAGGGATTTCTACCGCACGGTGGAAAGCGAATACGCGCCCGCCAAGGTGGTTAAGATCGCCTGCCCGGTGGATAATAAGGAATACCAGAAAAAATGGCTGGAAGAGTTGGAATCCAGGGCCATCGCCTTTGCCAAGGCTGACAAGCCCCTGGCCGTCGCCGGCAAGGGCAACGGCGACCGTCCGGTCTCCCAGGCCGAATTGAACGCCGTCCAGGCCTTGAACGCACTGGTCGGCGCCATCAACCGCAAGGAAGGCGGCATGGTGGTGCTGCCCGACGAACCCAAGTATCCCTGGAAGCCGGTTGTCATGGACGCCGAAGCCAGGAGCTACAAGCCTTCCCTGGTATCCGTCAGGGGACGCTCCAAATACGGCCACTCCAACCTGGTGAGCGTTCTGCCTCAGGCCCTGAACTCTTCCCACGAAGGCCTCAAGGTTCTGTTGCTGGCAGGCTCCAATCCTTTGTACACCCTGGCAGACACGGAAAAGACGGCGGAAGCCCTGCAAAAGGTCGAGTACATCGTCAGCTTTTCTTCTCAGTTCAACGATACCACGGCTTACGCGGACATCATTCTTCCGGATCACATCTTCCTGGAAAGCACGGTGGACGCGCCCACGCCTCCGGGTTTTGCAAAACCCGTGTACGGCCTGGCCGAGCCGGTCATTAAGCCGGTGTACAAAACCAAGGCCATGGGCGACTCCATCATTGAAATCGCCAAGGCCATGGGCGGAACCATCGCCCAGTCCTTCCCGTGGGCCGACAGCGCCGAGGCCATAGAGCAGGCCCTTGGCGGCAAATGGCCTCTTCTGAAAAGGGGCGGCGTCTATGTAAATGAAGATTTTACCCCTGAGACGGAAGGCGTACGGTTCCGTTTCTTCGCCCGCTCCGGCATGGAAAGCAGGATCTCCATCCAGGGCAAGGCCGAACAATACCCCCTGATTGCGACCCCCGTGGACTGCATCAGGCTGGCCACGGGCGCCCTCGCGGATACGCCCTTCATGGTCAAAACCGTCTCGGATAAAAAACTGAAGCACAAAGAGCTTGTGGTGCAGGTTAACGCCATGACCGCCCAGCAGTACGGCTTTAAGGAAGGCTCGGAAGCCGTCCTGGAAACCCCGGTGGCGAAGGCCAAGGTAAGAGTCCATTGCTCCGAAGAAATCGCCCCCGGCTTGGTGGGCGTTCCCCGGGGACTGGGCCATATAGCTCATGATGAATTTGTGGGTGGCAAGGGAACCAATTACAACACCCTCATCAGCCCCGTTCAAGATCCTGCCACTGGCTTTGACGTGGCTTGGGGAATCAGGGCGAAACTGACTTAA
- the resB gene encoding cytochrome c biogenesis protein ResB produces MNNKQPPPLTAVLDFFASVKLSIFLLLTVAAASVIGTLIPQEGMAEIHHPMYSSFLDAVFIKLGFFNVYKAWWFQLLLGLLALNLVVCTLKRLPKTWKLVTGVTPGFSRGKFKSIKDKHEIKLNMPVEKAREVVLDIVSSRFKTVQEAKDGDGCTVYAEKGRWTRMGFYVIHLSFLLILTGALLGSMFGYSGSLNLVEGQEAQAVEAGVDRQRRDLPFAVKCESFKVQYYEGRDSVSEFTSDVTITEPGKEPWRTFIRVNHPLRLHGISLYQASYGVSHYSGSVSVSFKNLETGEKQIVPVPIAAQPTVLPWDKGMIMIPSFMAHLHSRDGHDMGPAVRLHIFPQDGKPNMMLMPVGRPEFAREVMGLEMAVLEGEEIVPVYYTGLKVTKDPGVWVVYSGFILILLGCMVTFFMAHQQLYIKIVPSGSGASVELGGAANKNAQGFEERVRRIAGRLENKE; encoded by the coding sequence ATGAACAATAAGCAGCCCCCGCCCCTAACCGCCGTTCTGGATTTTTTCGCCTCGGTCAAGCTCTCCATATTTCTGCTTCTGACTGTGGCCGCCGCCTCGGTGATCGGCACGCTGATCCCCCAGGAGGGAATGGCGGAGATACACCACCCCATGTACAGCTCGTTCCTGGACGCTGTTTTCATCAAACTGGGTTTCTTCAATGTATACAAGGCCTGGTGGTTCCAGCTTCTGTTGGGGCTGTTGGCCCTGAACCTTGTCGTGTGCACGCTCAAACGCCTTCCCAAAACGTGGAAGCTGGTGACCGGGGTGACTCCGGGCTTCAGCCGGGGCAAGTTCAAAAGCATAAAGGATAAGCATGAGATAAAGTTAAACATGCCGGTCGAAAAGGCCCGGGAGGTCGTCCTGGACATCGTCTCCAGCCGCTTTAAAACGGTCCAGGAGGCCAAGGACGGGGACGGGTGCACCGTATACGCCGAAAAGGGCCGTTGGACGCGCATGGGCTTTTATGTAATCCACCTCTCCTTTCTGCTTATTCTGACGGGCGCTTTGCTGGGCTCCATGTTTGGGTACTCGGGCTCCTTAAATCTTGTGGAGGGCCAGGAAGCCCAGGCCGTGGAAGCAGGCGTAGACAGGCAGAGGCGCGATCTTCCATTCGCCGTCAAATGCGAAAGTTTTAAAGTGCAGTATTATGAAGGCAGGGACTCGGTCAGCGAATTTACTTCGGACGTCACCATTACCGAGCCGGGCAAGGAGCCCTGGCGGACTTTTATCCGGGTGAACCATCCCCTCAGGCTTCATGGAATCAGCCTGTATCAGGCCAGCTACGGCGTGTCCCACTACTCGGGCTCAGTCAGCGTGAGCTTCAAGAACCTGGAGACCGGGGAGAAGCAGATCGTCCCGGTTCCCATTGCCGCCCAACCCACCGTCCTGCCCTGGGATAAAGGCATGATCATGATCCCCAGCTTTATGGCCCATCTCCATTCCCGGGACGGCCACGACATGGGGCCGGCTGTCCGCCTCCATATTTTTCCACAGGACGGAAAGCCCAACATGATGCTCATGCCCGTTGGCAGGCCGGAATTCGCCCGGGAGGTCATGGGGCTGGAAATGGCCGTTTTGGAGGGCGAGGAAATCGTTCCCGTCTATTATACCGGTTTAAAAGTGACCAAAGACCCCGGAGTGTGGGTGGTCTATTCCGGCTTTATCCTCATCCTGCTGGGCTGCATGGTCACCTTTTTCATGGCTCATCAGCAATTATACATTAAAATTGTCCCGTCGGGGTCCGGCGCATCCGTGGAACTTGGAGGCGCAGCCAATAAAAACGCCCAGGGGTTTGAAGAACGCGTCAGGCGCATTGCCGGCCGCTTGGAGAATAAGGAGTAA